In a single window of the Pocillopora verrucosa isolate sample1 chromosome 4, ASM3666991v2, whole genome shotgun sequence genome:
- the LOC131782648 gene encoding uncharacterized protein, producing MRKTHFGSKFGIVLLWLHLAYQQDAYNSSEVSPASAQGKAADPPLNCVQKFSCHNKCRKESNETNEFSRDAEHCHCDPDCLKYQDCCADFAHYCNPGPVTKGDPTGPSYSCADISTDQEKGVFMISTCAKDWKDESDSYIKCMEASKNSNRSFTSENIEEDIPVYNFISRNNYRNVHCGICNRLPRPFIFWQLKFRCNIQAPSHYSNKQKLDFYLKYCRYKSMEPEDSFVVRTCLPMVSTCPVDNKHKEECMKGNTGIVFSEKINKNFKNIDCLLCNGESLDEAKCGPLDKGEIFNPKSFEIVMDFSPEETLKPSLNSFSTSCSETKVFDPHLETCEDGSVRNPSLAVRDTYRIKQWMYPADDIERPILQPEFVSGFCSTFALEPSQIYVISNSSEEGIIVVEFNLYAGQAVRGNNDNETLDVAALLNFNESFPIIIANKTWLVVRVTQRQLSCTNREEYFHDEYRIKPTGEALLNKTGDNHQELIPPKKFFIKHNDNGNDSLIVCRSTFSVLCPFKLLLVSGSQFKIFANKSLLHTTTGKVYLTEEYTLIDEVKKAWICTNYTETLTVTRKPTITSRENTILLYSTIAGFSISIFALFLTLTIHSVFVELRGPLPGKNLMSLCFSLLLAQFMWLFGSGDTDKPTFCTIMAVVMHYLVLVSFGCTAVIAFDTRRTFSGQISKAQSRSLGKSRNLRFLAYSCLAWGVPLLFVAGCALLDHFQVVFIGYSNEVACWIVSSNGTIVTFATPIACVLLYNFGAFTHTVWAINSARKETHRVKSSREDQRAVFKIYVRLASLMGFTWFFGFCAKFIHEALLYPFVMFTTTQGVYIFVAFICKARVLKLLKERFLRSRKDAMASTQHTASTECRSIPAYSPKQSVRDTRF from the coding sequence ATGAGGAAGACACATTTTGGTTCGAAATTTGGTATCGTTTTACTTTGGTTGCATCTAGCTTACCAGCAGGATGCTTACAACTCCAGCGAAGTCAGCCCAGCATCAGCGCAAGGAAAGGCAGCAGATCCCCCGTTGAACTGTGTTCAGAAGTTTTCTTGTCACAATAAATGCCGTAAAGAGTCAAATGAAACGAATGAGTTCTCTAGAGATGCTGAACACTGCCATTGTGATCCCGATTGCCTCAAGTATCAAGACTGCTGTGCAGACTTCGCACACTATTGTAATCCTGGCCCAGTGACAAAAGGGGACCCAACTGGCCCTAGCTATTCCTGTGCGGACATATCCACTGATCAAGAAAAAGGTGTGTTCATGATTTCCACGTGTGCAAAAGACTGGAAAGACGAAAGTGATTCATATATTAAATGTATGGAGGCCTCCAAGAATTCGAATCGGTCTTTTACATCTGAAAACATCGAAGAGGACATTCCAGTGTATAATTTCATTAGTAGGAATAACTATAGAAATGTTCACTGCGGAATTTGTAACAGACTACCAAGGCCTTTTATTTTCTGGCAGTTAAAATTTCGATGTAATATCCAAGCTCCATCCCATTACAGCAACAAACAGAAATTGGACTTTTATCTGAAATACTGCCGATATAAATCCATGGAACCAGAGGATTCCTTTGTCGTGCGTACTTGTTTGCCAATGGTCTCCACATGCCCAGTCGACAATAAACACAAGGAAGAGTGCATGAAGGGAAACACTGGAATTGTCTTTTCcgagaaaataaacaagaacTTCAAAAACATTGACTGTCTGCTTTGCAATGGCGAATCGTTAGACGAAGCTAAGTGTGGTCCATTGGATAAAGGGGAAATCTTCAATCCAAAATCATTTGAAATTGTCATGGACTTTTCACCGGAAGAAACTCTTAAACCTTCACTGAACTCGTTTTCCACATCTTGTTCTGAGACTAAAGTGTTTGATCCACATTTAGAAACCTGTGAAGACGGTTCTGTTCGGAATCCTTCTTTAGCTGTTCGCGATACGTATCGCATTAAACAATGGATGTATCCCGCGGATGACATCGAAAGACCCATATTACAGCCAGAGTTTGTCAGTGGCTTTTGCTCAACGTTTGCCTTGGAGCCTTCACAAATTTATGTGATATCAAATTCATCAGAAGAAGGAATTATTGTCGTGGAATTCAACCTGTATGCTGGCCAAGCGGTTAGGGGTAATAACGATAATGAAACCTTGGATGTGGCTGCTCTTCTTAATTTCAACGAATCATTCCCTATAATAATTGCAAACAAGACCTGGTTAGTGGTTAGGGTCACTCAAAGGCAGTTATCTTGCACAAACCGAGAAGAGTATTTCCATGACGAATACAGAATAAAGCCCACTGGTGAAGCCTTACTAAATAAAACTGGGGACAATCATCAAGAACTGATCCCGCCAAAGAAGTTCTTCATCAAACACAACGATAACGGTAACGATTCCTTGATTGTTTGCAGGTCTACATTTAGTGTCTTGTGCCCTTTCAAACTCCTCCTGGTAAGCGGTTCTCAGTTTAAAATCTTTGCAAACAAGAGCTTACTGCATACTACCACTGGTAAGGTCTACTTGACCGAAGAATACACCTTGATTGACGAAGTTAAAAAAGCATGGATATGCACTAATTACACTGAGACCCTGACGGTTACAAGGAAACCGACGATAACAAGCCGGGAAAACACGATTCTGTTATACTCTACAATCGCTGGATTTTCTATTTCAATCTTTGCTCTTTTCCTCACTCTGACGATACATAGCGTTTTCGTTGAGCTCCGAGGTCCTCTTCCAGGTAAAAATCTGATGAGTCTGTGCTTTTCCCTTCTGCTGGCCCAGTTTATGTGGCTGTTTGGATCTGGAGACACTGACAAACCAACATTTTGTACCATTATGGCGGTTGTTATGCATTACCTCGTTTTGGTGTCCTTTGGGTGCACAGCCGTTATCGCCTTTGACACTCGCCGAACTTTCTCCGGCCAGATTTCCAAAGCTCAATCAAGATCTCTAGGAAAAAGCCGGAACCTTCGTTTCCTGGCGTACTCGTGCTTGGCATGGGGTGTTCCTTTACTTTTTGTGGCTGGCTGCGCCTTGCTTGACCATTTTCAAGTGGTCTTCATCGGCTATAGTAATGAAGTCGCCTGCTGGATAGTCAGCAGCAATGGAACGATTGTTACTTTTGCTACACCCATAGCTTGCGTCCTCCTTTACAACTTTGGGGCCTTCACACACACTGTATGGGCCATCAACAGTGCAAGAAAGGAGACACACCGAGTGAAATCATCTCGCGAGGACCAAAgggcagtttttaaaatatatgtTCGCCTGGCCTCCCTTATGGGTTTCACATGGTTTTTCGGCTTCTGCGCTAAGTTCATCCACGAAGCACTCCTCTACCCTTTTGTTATGTTCACAACCACTCAAGGAGTCTACATATTTGTTGCGTTCATCTGCAAGGCCCGAGTGCTCAAGCTTCTGAAGGAAAGGTTTCTTAGATCTAGGAAGGATGCAATGGCTTCCACGCAGCACACGGCAAGCACAGAATGTAGGAGTATACCTGCGTATTCTCCAAAACAATCTGTGAGAGACACTCGTTTTTAA